A DNA window from Deinococcus gobiensis I-0 contains the following coding sequences:
- a CDS encoding class III lanthipeptide — MKRVLQLQTLQASNPAPAEWSTVSNHCGSHQLA, encoded by the coding sequence ATGAAACGAGTTCTCCAGCTCCAGACCCTTCAGGCCTCCAACCCCGCTCCCGCCGAATGGAGCACCGTCAGCAACCACTGCGGTAGCCACCAGCTCGCCTGA
- a CDS encoding class III lanthipeptide — MKRVLQLQTLQASNPAPAEWSTVSNHCGSHQLA, encoded by the coding sequence ATGAAACGAGTTCTCCAGCTCCAGACCCTCCAGGCTTCCAACCCCGCTCCCGCCGAATGGAGCACCGTCAGCAACCACTGCGGTAGCCACCAGCTCGCCTGA